A window of the Hevea brasiliensis isolate MT/VB/25A 57/8 chromosome 6, ASM3005281v1, whole genome shotgun sequence genome harbors these coding sequences:
- the LOC110667495 gene encoding single-stranded DNA-binding protein, mitochondrial isoform X2, translated as MISLAARFTKLLRASCPTTRSSPPVMGLQRSLRSCYSTVSSNGDNGGRKDDELDEEFDDFLSEKPELQLQGVDPRKGWGFRGVHKAIICGKVGQAPVQKILRNGRTVTIFTVGTGGMFDQRIVGAKDLPKPAQWHRIAVHNEMLGAYAVQQLAKNSSVYVEGDIETRVYNDSISGEVKNIPEICVRRDGKIRLVTSGKVTSDISFEDLREGLFN; from the exons ATGATTTCACTCGCTGCAAGATTCACTAAGTTGTTAAGAGCCTCTTGTCCTACCACGCGCAGCTCTCCTCCAG TGATGGGTTTGCAACGAAGCTTGAGGTCATGTTACTCAACTGTGTCGTCCAATGGGGACAATGGTGGTCGGAAGGATGATGAATTGGACGAGGAGTTTGATGATTTTCTTAGTGAAAAGCCAGAGTTACAGCTCCAAGGTGTGGATCCCCGGAAAGGTTGGGGATTTCGTGGTGTCCACAAG GCGATCATCTGTGGTAAAGTTGGGCAAGCTCCAGTGCAGAAGATCTTGAGGAATGGCCGAACTGTAACCATATTTACTGTTGGAACAGGTGGCATGTTTGACCAAAGAATTGTAGGAGCAAAAGACTTGCCAAAACCTGCTCAGTGGCATCGAATTGCTGTGCATAATGAGATGCTTGGGGCTTATGCTGTTCAACAACTTGCCAAAAA TTCCTCTGTTTATGTTGAGGGTGACATTGAAACTAGAGTTTACAATGATAGTATCAGTGGTGAAGTTAAAAACATTCCGGAGATTTGTGTTCGTCGTGATG GGAAAATTCGCCTTGTAACAAGTGGAAAAGTCACCAGTGATATTTCATTTGAGGATCTAC GAGAGGGATTGTTTAACTGA
- the LOC110667495 gene encoding single-stranded DNA-binding protein, mitochondrial isoform X1 translates to MISLAARFTKLLRASCPTTRSSPPVMGLQRSLRSCYSTVSSNGDNGGRKDDELDEEFDDFLSEKPELQLQGVDPRKGWGFRGVHKAIICGKVGQAPVQKILRNGRTVTIFTVGTGGMFDQRIVGAKDLPKPAQWHRIAVHNEMLGAYAVQQLAKNSSVYVEGDIETRVYNDSISGEVKNIPEICVRRDGKIRLVTSGKVTSDISFEDLRKFCFLKDDTTHNEALAY, encoded by the exons ATGATTTCACTCGCTGCAAGATTCACTAAGTTGTTAAGAGCCTCTTGTCCTACCACGCGCAGCTCTCCTCCAG TGATGGGTTTGCAACGAAGCTTGAGGTCATGTTACTCAACTGTGTCGTCCAATGGGGACAATGGTGGTCGGAAGGATGATGAATTGGACGAGGAGTTTGATGATTTTCTTAGTGAAAAGCCAGAGTTACAGCTCCAAGGTGTGGATCCCCGGAAAGGTTGGGGATTTCGTGGTGTCCACAAG GCGATCATCTGTGGTAAAGTTGGGCAAGCTCCAGTGCAGAAGATCTTGAGGAATGGCCGAACTGTAACCATATTTACTGTTGGAACAGGTGGCATGTTTGACCAAAGAATTGTAGGAGCAAAAGACTTGCCAAAACCTGCTCAGTGGCATCGAATTGCTGTGCATAATGAGATGCTTGGGGCTTATGCTGTTCAACAACTTGCCAAAAA TTCCTCTGTTTATGTTGAGGGTGACATTGAAACTAGAGTTTACAATGATAGTATCAGTGGTGAAGTTAAAAACATTCCGGAGATTTGTGTTCGTCGTGATG GGAAAATTCGCCTTGTAACAAGTGGAAAAGTCACCAGTGATATTTCATTTGAGGATCTACGTAAGTTTTGTTTTCTTAAAGATGATACAACACACAATGAAGCACTTGCATATTAA